A portion of the Corynebacterium occultum genome contains these proteins:
- the metG gene encoding methionine--tRNA ligase — MSKSVLVSVAWPYANGPRHIGHVAGFGVPSDVFARYQRMSGADVLMISGTDEHGTPLLVQADKEGVTVKELADRYNRQIVEDLAGLGLSYDLFTRTTTRNHYAVVQELFRGLHDNGYMIKETTMGAVSPTTGRTLPDRYIEGTCPICQADGARGDQCDNCGNQLDPADLINPVSKINGETPEFRETEHFLLDLPSLAEALGQWLRGRESWRPNVLKFSLNLLDDLRPRAMSRDIDWGIPIPVEGWQDNNAKKLYVWFDAVVGYLSASIEWAWRSGEPEAWRKFWNDPETSSYYFMGKDNITFHSQIWPAELLGYAGQGAKGGETGELGVLNLPTEVVSSEFLTMSGSKFSSSKGVVIYVKDFLKEFGPDPLRYFIAVAGPENNDTDFTWDEFVRRVNNELANGWGNLVNRTVSMAHKNFGEIPAPGALNDSDRKILDLAAAAFDTVGANLEESKFKAAIGEVMHIVGEANAYIAEQEPWKLAKDETQRERLATVLWTALQVVSDCNVMLTPFIPHTSQKVHETLGREGIWAATPKVVEVTDNMPVEPVGVGVPEPGQTYPVIMGDYKAQQAVWKRIDIVAGTTLAKPAPLIAKLEPELGETGPEWAPVQK; from the coding sequence ATGTCTAAGTCTGTGCTCGTTTCAGTTGCCTGGCCTTATGCCAACGGTCCCCGCCACATCGGTCATGTGGCGGGGTTCGGTGTTCCCTCCGATGTCTTCGCCCGTTATCAGCGAATGTCGGGCGCCGATGTCCTGATGATCTCCGGCACCGATGAACACGGCACCCCCCTCCTGGTCCAGGCGGATAAGGAAGGTGTGACGGTCAAGGAGCTGGCGGACCGCTACAACCGCCAGATCGTGGAGGACCTGGCAGGCCTGGGCCTGTCCTATGACCTCTTCACCCGCACCACCACCCGCAACCACTACGCCGTGGTGCAGGAACTCTTCCGTGGTCTTCACGACAACGGCTACATGATCAAGGAGACCACCATGGGTGCGGTCTCCCCGACGACCGGCCGGACCCTGCCGGACCGCTACATCGAGGGCACCTGCCCGATCTGCCAGGCCGATGGTGCCCGCGGTGACCAGTGCGATAACTGCGGCAACCAGCTCGACCCGGCAGACCTGATCAACCCGGTCTCCAAGATCAACGGTGAAACCCCGGAGTTCCGCGAAACCGAGCACTTCCTGCTCGACCTGCCCTCCCTGGCGGAGGCCCTCGGCCAGTGGCTGCGCGGCCGGGAATCCTGGCGCCCCAATGTCCTGAAGTTCTCCCTCAATCTGCTCGATGACCTGCGCCCCCGCGCCATGTCCCGTGACATCGACTGGGGCATCCCGATCCCGGTGGAGGGCTGGCAGGACAATAACGCCAAGAAGCTCTACGTCTGGTTCGACGCCGTCGTCGGCTACCTCTCCGCCTCCATCGAGTGGGCCTGGCGCAGCGGTGAGCCGGAGGCCTGGCGGAAGTTCTGGAATGATCCGGAAACCTCCTCCTACTACTTCATGGGCAAGGACAACATCACCTTCCACTCCCAGATCTGGCCCGCCGAACTTCTCGGCTACGCCGGCCAGGGTGCCAAGGGTGGGGAAACCGGTGAGCTCGGGGTACTCAACCTGCCCACCGAGGTCGTCTCCTCCGAGTTCCTGACCATGTCCGGTTCAAAGTTCTCCTCCTCCAAGGGAGTGGTCATCTACGTCAAGGACTTCCTCAAGGAGTTCGGCCCAGACCCCCTGCGCTACTTCATCGCCGTGGCCGGCCCGGAGAACAATGACACCGACTTCACCTGGGATGAGTTCGTCCGTCGGGTGAACAATGAGCTGGCCAACGGCTGGGGCAACCTGGTCAACCGCACCGTCTCCATGGCGCACAAGAACTTCGGGGAGATCCCCGCCCCAGGGGCCCTGAACGACTCGGACCGCAAGATCCTGGATCTGGCCGCAGCCGCCTTCGACACCGTCGGCGCCAACCTGGAGGAATCCAAGTTCAAGGCCGCCATCGGCGAGGTCATGCACATCGTCGGTGAGGCCAACGCCTACATCGCCGAGCAGGAGCCCTGGAAGCTGGCCAAGGATGAGACCCAGCGCGAACGCCTGGCAACCGTCCTATGGACCGCCCTGCAGGTGGTTTCGGACTGCAATGTCATGCTGACCCCCTTCATCCCGCATACCTCCCAGAAGGTCCACGAGACCCTCGGACGTGAAGGCATCTGGGCCGCCACCCCCAAGGTCGTCGAGGTCACCGACAACATGCCGGTCGAACCGGTCGGCGTGGGTGTGCCCGAGCCTGGCCAGACGTACCCGGTGATCATGGGTGACTACAAGGCCCAGCAGGCCGTCTGGAAGCGCATCGACATCGTGGCCGGCACCACCCTGGCCAAGCCGGCACCGCTGATCGCCAAGCTCGAGCCGGAGCTGGGCGAGACCGGTCCCGAATGGGCCCCGGTCCAGAAATAA
- a CDS encoding RecQ family ATP-dependent DNA helicase: MTTTPALRSEADVLLTGIAGPNATLRDDQWTAIDALVNQHRRMLVVQRTGWGKSAVYFIAAKLLRERGAGASLIISPLLALMRNQVVAAQRAGIRAATLNSANMTEWEEIQGQVSRGEIDVLLVSPERLNNPGFRDEVLPNLARAVGMVVIDEAHCISDWGHDFRPDYRRIRDLLAGLGEGTPVLATTATANDRVVADVQAQLGEHTGLLRGGLDREALHLSVVKLPDTTRRPAWLATHLSQLEGSGIIYCLTVAAAEDLAQALEAAGWNVAAYTGRTEAGERERLEQALLNNELKALVATSALGMGFDKPDLGFVVHLGAPASPVSYYQQVGRAGRGTERADVILLPGAEDREIWEYFASVSFPDEQRVRQLLQVLDPEQVQSTMRLESQVDLSRSRLEQVLKVLDVDGAVRRVKGGWLSTGRPWHYDAERYAGLEKAREVEQQAMLDYENTTDCLMLFLRHQLDDSTATKPCGRCANCRGQNWESSIDPAAEQAVTERLRAPGVRVAQRRQWPSGISIKGKIKGVGAGRALGRLNDVARGPALKQMLTEKTWVPSPQWRQDEWLSRIVAVLADWDWAQRPTNVVALGAADPETTALIGRTATAIAGVGRMNFAGLLAVRPGVGEVVAQNSAYRVEALLEHWDWAGIDQLQLVPGPILLLTDLIDTGWSVTVAGSTLAERCGVEVLPLALASRG; the protein is encoded by the coding sequence ATGACAACCACACCAGCCCTCCGCTCCGAGGCCGATGTCCTGCTCACCGGGATCGCCGGCCCCAACGCCACCCTCCGCGATGACCAGTGGACCGCCATCGACGCCCTGGTCAACCAGCACCGCCGGATGCTCGTCGTCCAGCGCACCGGCTGGGGTAAATCAGCCGTCTACTTCATCGCCGCCAAACTGCTGCGCGAACGCGGGGCCGGGGCCTCCCTGATCATCTCCCCGCTGCTGGCGCTGATGCGCAACCAGGTGGTCGCCGCCCAGCGCGCCGGGATCCGGGCCGCCACCCTCAACAGCGCCAACATGACCGAGTGGGAGGAGATCCAGGGGCAGGTCTCCCGCGGGGAGATCGATGTCCTCCTGGTGTCCCCGGAACGGCTGAATAATCCCGGCTTCCGGGATGAGGTGCTCCCCAACCTGGCCCGGGCGGTCGGCATGGTCGTCATCGATGAAGCACACTGCATCTCCGACTGGGGCCATGATTTCCGCCCCGATTACCGCCGCATCCGGGATCTCCTGGCCGGACTGGGGGAGGGGACCCCCGTGCTGGCCACCACCGCCACCGCCAATGACCGCGTGGTCGCTGATGTGCAGGCCCAGCTGGGGGAGCACACCGGGTTGCTCCGCGGTGGACTGGACCGCGAGGCCCTGCACCTTTCGGTGGTGAAACTGCCCGACACCACGCGACGCCCCGCCTGGTTGGCCACCCACCTGAGCCAGCTGGAGGGTTCCGGCATCATCTACTGCCTGACCGTGGCCGCCGCCGAGGACCTCGCCCAGGCCCTCGAGGCCGCCGGTTGGAATGTCGCCGCCTACACCGGCCGCACCGAGGCGGGGGAACGCGAAAGGCTCGAGCAGGCCCTGCTCAACAATGAACTCAAGGCACTGGTGGCCACCTCTGCCCTGGGCATGGGTTTTGATAAACCCGACCTGGGTTTCGTGGTCCACCTGGGTGCACCCGCCTCACCGGTGTCCTATTACCAGCAGGTGGGCCGAGCCGGCCGTGGCACCGAACGCGCCGATGTCATCCTCCTGCCCGGCGCGGAGGACCGCGAGATCTGGGAGTATTTCGCCTCCGTCTCTTTCCCTGATGAGCAGCGGGTGCGCCAGCTGCTGCAGGTGCTGGACCCGGAACAGGTGCAGTCCACGATGCGCCTGGAGTCCCAGGTGGATCTCTCCCGCTCCCGGCTGGAGCAGGTGCTCAAGGTCCTGGATGTGGATGGGGCGGTGCGTCGGGTCAAGGGCGGCTGGTTGTCCACGGGGCGGCCCTGGCATTATGACGCGGAGCGTTATGCGGGGCTGGAGAAGGCCCGCGAGGTGGAGCAGCAGGCGATGCTGGACTATGAGAACACCACGGACTGCCTGATGCTCTTCCTGCGTCACCAGCTCGATGACAGTACCGCCACGAAGCCCTGTGGTCGTTGTGCCAATTGCCGGGGGCAGAACTGGGAGAGCAGTATCGATCCGGCGGCTGAGCAGGCCGTCACGGAGCGACTGCGCGCCCCCGGTGTCAGGGTGGCGCAGCGTCGTCAGTGGCCCAGCGGCATCAGCATCAAGGGGAAGATCAAGGGAGTGGGTGCGGGCCGTGCCCTGGGGCGGCTCAATGATGTGGCCCGTGGCCCCGCGCTGAAGCAGATGCTGACGGAGAAGACCTGGGTGCCTTCCCCGCAGTGGCGTCAGGATGAGTGGTTGAGCCGGATTGTGGCGGTGCTCGCCGACTGGGATTGGGCGCAGCGTCCCACCAATGTGGTGGCCCTGGGGGCGGCGGATCCGGAAACCACCGCCCTGATCGGGCGCACCGCCACCGCCATCGCCGGGGTGGGCCGGATGAATTTCGCTGGCCTGTTGGCGGTACGCCCCGGGGTGGGTGAGGTGGTTGCCCAGAACTCCGCTTATCGGGTGGAAGCATTGTTGGAGCACTGGGACTGGGCGGGGATTGACCAGCTGCAGCTGGTGCCCGGCCCGATCCTGTTGCTCACCGATCTGATCGACACCGGTTGGTCGGTGACGGTGGCAGGGTCCACCCTGGCGGAGCGCTGTGGAGTTGAGGTGTTGCCCCTGGCGTTGGCCAGCAGGGGTTAG
- a CDS encoding resuscitation-promoting factor produces MGMQQKTKINRGGKSVSMRIAGGGVAAAVLVGGVSVAAAAQKDVIVDVNGEQIPVSTFAGDVQGALEAAGIQVGDQDLIYPAPSEQLSDATTINVRTAKPVALIIDGEELDLTSNALTVEELLAEVPGLHPAAKVSAATGDTIPAEGMTVEITKPKIIALKDGVETVYTSIPATTVAEVLEDRGITLGEHDRVTPALDAKIDHNTTISVDRVSIEEVTAEETFDVPTRYVEDPEAPVGEENIREWGKSGVKDVTRKITTVNGQVAEEIILNEQVTSEAIPAVIARGTKVAAPAAPAASSSAPSVGGGSVWDSLAQCESGGNWAINTGNGYQGGLQFSPSTWAAYGGTQFAAAANQASREQQIAVAEKVRAGQGWGAWPACTSKLGIR; encoded by the coding sequence ATGGGTATGCAGCAGAAGACCAAGATCAACCGCGGCGGCAAGTCGGTATCGATGCGCATCGCCGGCGGCGGTGTCGCAGCGGCCGTCCTGGTCGGTGGGGTCTCCGTCGCAGCGGCCGCCCAGAAGGACGTCATCGTAGACGTCAACGGTGAGCAGATCCCGGTGTCCACCTTCGCCGGTGATGTCCAGGGAGCCCTGGAAGCCGCCGGCATCCAGGTCGGTGATCAGGATCTGATCTACCCGGCCCCCAGCGAGCAGCTGTCCGACGCCACCACCATCAATGTCCGCACCGCCAAGCCGGTGGCGTTGATCATCGACGGCGAAGAGCTGGACCTGACCTCCAATGCCCTGACCGTTGAGGAACTGCTGGCAGAGGTCCCGGGTCTGCATCCCGCAGCCAAGGTCTCCGCCGCCACGGGGGACACCATCCCGGCTGAGGGGATGACCGTCGAGATCACCAAGCCGAAGATCATCGCCCTCAAGGATGGGGTGGAGACCGTCTACACCTCCATCCCGGCTACCACCGTGGCTGAGGTGCTCGAGGACCGTGGCATCACCCTGGGTGAGCATGACCGCGTTACTCCGGCGCTGGACGCCAAGATCGACCACAACACCACCATCAGCGTGGACCGGGTCAGCATCGAGGAGGTCACCGCTGAGGAGACCTTCGATGTTCCCACCCGCTATGTGGAGGACCCGGAGGCTCCGGTGGGGGAGGAGAACATCCGGGAGTGGGGCAAGTCCGGCGTCAAGGATGTCACCCGTAAGATCACCACCGTCAACGGCCAGGTCGCCGAGGAGATCATCCTCAACGAGCAGGTCACCAGCGAGGCGATCCCGGCCGTCATCGCGCGTGGCACCAAGGTGGCGGCCCCGGCCGCCCCCGCCGCATCCTCCTCCGCACCCTCCGTGGGTGGGGGCAGCGTCTGGGACAGCCTCGCCCAGTGTGAGTCCGGCGGTAACTGGGCCATCAACACCGGCAACGGCTACCAGGGTGGCCTGCAGTTCTCTCCCTCCACCTGGGCCGCCTACGGGGGCACCCAGTTCGCGGCAGCCGCCAACCAGGCCTCCCGCGAGCAGCAGATCGCCGTCGCGGAGAAGGTCCGGGCAGGACAGGGCTGGGGAGCCTGGCCGGCCTGCACCTCCAAGCTCGGTATCCGCTAA
- a CDS encoding TatD family hydrolase, producing MSKKKARPKPEPAEPIPGLIDAHTHLASTGARTPEEVAAVVDRALAGGVEKLCTVGDGLAEAEAALAAAQHNQRVYAACAIHPTRAHELDEVARARLSEMARDPRCVAVGETGLDTYWIKHDPERTAPLEVQEEALRWHIDLAVETGRTLMVHNREADEQLMRVLADSPRPRHVMLHCFSSPMEMARQAVDRGYILSFAGNVTFKRNDELREIAAMVPRGQLLIETDAPYMTPEPYRGARNEPALVGHTALCVAQARGVDVADLVEELSATFDEVFGLNLPG from the coding sequence ATGTCGAAGAAGAAAGCCCGTCCGAAACCTGAGCCCGCAGAACCCATCCCAGGGCTCATTGACGCCCACACCCATCTGGCTTCCACGGGGGCACGCACCCCGGAGGAGGTGGCGGCGGTGGTGGACCGTGCGTTGGCCGGGGGTGTCGAGAAGCTGTGCACCGTCGGGGATGGTCTGGCGGAGGCGGAGGCTGCCCTGGCTGCCGCCCAGCACAATCAGCGGGTCTACGCGGCCTGTGCGATCCACCCGACCCGCGCCCATGAGCTTGATGAGGTCGCCCGCGCCCGGCTTTCGGAGATGGCGCGGGATCCGCGCTGCGTGGCGGTGGGGGAGACTGGATTGGACACCTACTGGATCAAGCATGATCCGGAGCGGACTGCCCCGTTGGAGGTGCAGGAGGAGGCGCTGCGCTGGCATATCGACCTGGCGGTGGAAACCGGGCGGACGCTGATGGTGCACAACCGGGAGGCCGATGAGCAGTTGATGCGGGTGTTGGCGGACAGTCCCCGCCCCCGGCATGTGATGCTGCATTGTTTCAGTTCCCCGATGGAGATGGCCCGGCAAGCCGTGGACCGTGGTTATATCCTCAGTTTTGCCGGGAACGTCACCTTCAAGCGCAATGACGAGCTGCGGGAGATCGCGGCCATGGTGCCCCGGGGCCAGCTGTTGATTGAGACGGATGCGCCCTACATGACCCCGGAGCCTTACCGGGGGGCACGCAATGAGCCTGCCCTGGTGGGGCATACCGCGCTCTGTGTGGCGCAGGCCCGGGGGGTGGATGTGGCCGATCTGGTGGAGGAGCTCAGTGCCACCTTCGATGAGGTTTTTGGTCTGAATCTGCCGGGCTGA
- a CDS encoding DUF3806 domain-containing protein, translating to MQVEQLDTDTRQWLDEHLQVAEEAGFGSTPPRLFEAFEQTRADFFIAREEDEELDPTPFMASFGIAVGEYLRRELGMDWVIINDDYGTDLAILRETPDGGQVYSCPIVVVGKRFDEDYEEGQLEQFCNHFLQVSGGQLGLN from the coding sequence ATGCAGGTTGAACAGCTGGACACAGACACCCGCCAATGGCTCGATGAGCACCTCCAGGTGGCGGAGGAGGCCGGTTTCGGCAGCACCCCACCCCGCCTCTTCGAGGCCTTCGAACAGACCCGTGCCGATTTTTTCATCGCCAGGGAGGAGGACGAGGAACTCGACCCCACGCCTTTCATGGCAAGCTTCGGCATCGCCGTAGGCGAATACCTGCGCCGCGAATTAGGGATGGACTGGGTGATCATCAACGATGACTACGGCACAGACCTGGCCATCCTGCGGGAAACCCCGGATGGCGGCCAGGTCTACTCCTGCCCGATCGTGGTGGTGGGCAAACGCTTCGACGAGGACTATGAGGAAGGCCAGCTGGAGCAGTTCTGCAACCATTTCCTACAGGTCAGCGGGGGTCAGTTGGGGCTGAACTAA
- the rsmA gene encoding 16S rRNA (adenine(1518)-N(6)/adenine(1519)-N(6))-dimethyltransferase RsmA, with protein sequence MEQRDESAQLLGPVEIRQLAEKLDVTPTKKLGQNFVHDPNTVRRIVAAAELDQSDHVVEVGPGLGSLTLALADSVAKVTAVEIDNRLAAELPATMAWRAPQFADRLSILNKDALKITAGDIEQPTALVANLPYNVSVPVLLHLLATFPSIRRVLVMVQAEVADRLAADPGSKIYGVPSVKAAFYGDVRRAGHIGRNVFWPAPKIESGLVRIDRFEPGTEPWPLNEEARKTVWPLIDAAFAQRRKTLRAALSGHFGGGAAAEEALKAADIDPTLRGEKLGVADFVRLAGI encoded by the coding sequence ATGGAACAACGCGATGAGTCCGCCCAGCTGCTCGGTCCGGTGGAGATCCGGCAGCTCGCCGAGAAGCTCGATGTCACCCCGACCAAGAAGCTCGGCCAGAACTTCGTGCACGACCCGAACACGGTGCGTCGCATCGTCGCCGCCGCCGAGCTCGACCAGTCCGACCATGTGGTTGAGGTCGGTCCGGGCCTGGGTTCGCTGACCCTGGCCCTGGCTGACAGCGTGGCCAAGGTCACCGCGGTGGAGATCGATAACCGGCTGGCCGCGGAACTCCCCGCCACCATGGCCTGGCGTGCCCCGCAGTTCGCGGATCGGCTGAGCATCCTCAACAAGGATGCCCTCAAAATCACAGCCGGGGACATTGAGCAGCCCACCGCCCTGGTGGCCAACCTGCCCTATAACGTCTCCGTCCCGGTCCTGCTCCACCTGCTGGCCACCTTCCCCAGCATCCGTCGCGTGTTGGTCATGGTCCAGGCTGAAGTCGCTGACCGCCTGGCCGCTGACCCCGGTTCCAAGATCTACGGGGTCCCCAGCGTCAAGGCCGCCTTCTATGGTGATGTCCGCCGCGCCGGCCATATCGGCCGCAATGTCTTCTGGCCGGCCCCGAAGATCGAGTCCGGCCTGGTACGTATCGACCGTTTCGAACCCGGCACCGAACCTTGGCCGCTGAACGAGGAAGCCCGCAAGACCGTGTGGCCGCTTATCGACGCCGCCTTCGCCCAACGCCGCAAGACCCTCCGGGCCGCACTTTCCGGCCACTTCGGCGGGGGTGCCGCCGCCGAGGAAGCACTCAAGGCCGCTGACATTGACCCCACCCTGCGTGGGGAGAAGCTGGGCGTCGCCGATTTCGTCCGTCTGGCGGGTAT